In Sebastes fasciatus isolate fSebFas1 chromosome 24, fSebFas1.pri, whole genome shotgun sequence, the following are encoded in one genomic region:
- the LOC141762904 gene encoding E3 ubiquitin-protein ligase Midline-1-like: protein MDTLESELTCPICLELFEDPLLLPCAHSLCFGCAHRILISHCATNESVQSIGAFQCPTCRYVISLSPERGLEGLKRNVTLQNIIDRVQRASSSTGVPLPLPLPAPHSGPNSPSEEGRDRLALVPVSAAMSSPGTPPEPVQCQFCEQDPPQDAVKTCVTCEVSYCEECLRATHPNKKPFTGHRLIEPMPDSHLRGLQCLEHDEEKVNMYCVTDDQLICSLCKLVGRHRDHQVAALSDRYEKLRQALDSNLTNLIKRNNELESLMGKLIQTCQHVEVNASRQEGKLLEECDVLIDIIQQRRQIIGNKIKEGKAQRIRKLAQQISNCKQCIERSSALITQADQTLKETDHARFLQTAKSINERVSMATASTQVLIPEIHLTDSFDTVALDFTREKKLLESLDYLTAPSAPCIREELCTASYDTISVHWTSDDEFTVVSYELQYAIFTGQSNIASLCNSLESWMIVPNIKQNHYTVHGLQSGTKYIFVVKAINQAGSRSSEPGTLKTNSQPFKLDPKSAHKKLKVSHDNLTVERDETTSKKGHSQERFTSQSSYGVVGNVYIDSGRHYWEALIGGSTWYAVGVAYKSAPKHEWIGKNSASWVLCRCNNSWVVRHNSKELAIEPSPHLRRVGVLLDYDAGYVTFYDAVGSQHLHTFHVSFVQPVTPVFNVWNKCLTILSGLPIPDHLEELEPDD from the exons ATGGACACTCTGGAGTCAGAGCTGACCTGCCCAATCTGCCTGGAGCTCTTTGAAGACCCGCTGCTGCTCCCTTGCGCTCACAGTCTGTGTTTCGGCTGCGCCCACCGCATCCTCATCTCTCACTGCGCCACCAACGAATCAGTTCAGAGCATCGGCGCCTTCCAGTGCCCCACCTGTAGATATGTCATTTCTTTGAGTCCGGAGCGTGGACTAGAAGGACTTAAGAGAAACGTGACCTTGCAGAACATTATCGATAGAGTTCAGAGGGCCTCATCTTCCACTGGGGTGCCTCTACCGCTGCCGTTACCCGCGCCCCACAGTGGGCCCAACTCTCCCAGCGAAGAAGGGAGAGACCGGTTGGCGCTTGTCCCAGTCAGCGCCGCCATGTCCAGCCCAGGTACACCTCCCGAGCCGGTCCAGTGCCAGTTCTGTGAGCAGGACCCGCCGCAGGATGCCGTGAAAACGTGTGTTACGTGCGAGGTGTCGTACTGCGAGGAGTGCCTCCGAGCGACGCACCCGAACAAGAAGCCGTTCACCGGCCACCGGCTCATCGAGCCCATGCCGGACTCCCACCTCAGGGGGCTCCAGTGCCTGGAGCACGACGAGGAGAAGGTGAACATGTACTGTGTCACTGACGATCAGCTGATCTGCTCGCTGTGCAAACTGGTTGGAAGGCACAGGGACCACCAGGTGGCGGCACTGAGCGACCGCTACGAAAAACTCAGG CAAGCCCTGGACTCCAACCTGACCAACCTGATCAAGAGGAACAACGAGCTGGAGTCTCTCATGGGGAAACTGATCCAGACGTGTCAGCATGTAGAG GTGAACGCATCCCGCCAGGAGGGCAAGCTGCTGGAGGAGTGCGATGTCCTGATTGACATCATTCAGCAGAGGAGGCAGATCATTGGCAACAAGATCAAGGAGGGGAAG GCACAAAGGATTCGGAAGCTCGCCCAACAGATCTCCAACTGCAAGCAGTGCATCGAGAGGTCCTCCGCCCTCATCACGCAGGCCGACCAGACGCTGAAGGAAACCGACCACGCTCGCTTCCTGCAGACCGCCAAGAGCATCAACGAGAG GGTTTCCATGGCGACTGCATCAACCCAAGTGCTGATTCCCGAGATACACCTAACGGACTCCTTCGACACCGTCGCCCTGGACTTCACCAGGGAGAAGAAGCTGCTGGAGAGTCTGGACTACCTTACGG CTCCGAGTGCTCCGTGCATAAGGGAGGAGTTGTGCACGGCTTCCTACGACACCATCTCCGTCCACTGGACGTCTGACGATGAGTTCACGGTGGTGTCCTACGAGCTCCAGTACGCCATCTTCACTGGGCAGTCCAACATTGCCA GTCTGTGCAACTCATTGGAGAGTTGGATGATTGTTCCCAACATCAAGCAGAACCACTACACGGTGCACGGCCTGCAGAGCGGCACCAAGTATATCTTTGTGGTCAAGGCCATTAACCAAGCGGGGAGCAGGAGCAGTGAACCGGGGACTCTGAAGACCAACA GCCAGCCGTTCAAGCTGGACCCCAAATCGGCCCACAAGAAGCTGAAGGTGTCCCATGATAACCTGACGGTGGAGCGGGACGAAACCACGTCCAAGAAAGGCCACAGCCAGGAGCGGTTCACCAGCCAGAGCAGCTACGGCGTGGTGGGGAACGTCTACATCGACAGCGGTCGCCACTACTGGGAGGCTTTAATTGGAGGGAGCACATG GTACGCTGTGGGTGTAGCCTACAAATCGGCCCCTAAGCACGAGTGGATCGGCAAGAACTCGGCGTCCTGGGTGCTCTGCCGCTGCAACAACTCCTGGGTGGTCCGCCACAACAGCAAAGAGCTGGCCATCGAGCCCTCGCCTCACCTGCGACGCGTCGGCGTCCTGCTGGACTACGACGCCGGCTACGTGACCTTCTACGACGCCGTGGGCTCCCAGCACCTGCACACATTCCACGTCTCCTTCGTGCAGCCCGTGACTCCCGTGTTCAACGTGTGGAATAAGTGTCTGACGATTCTCTCTGGCCTGCCCATCCCTGACCACCTGGAGGAACTGGAGCCCGACGACTGA